A stretch of the Ktedonobacteraceae bacterium genome encodes the following:
- a CDS encoding ferric reductase-like transmembrane domain-containing protein: protein MAIWEAITWNVARAGGFTAYILLTLAVAVGLALSTQLQSPSRWPRLINSELHNFLTLLGTIFIVVHVLAVWIDPFTRFGWYEVFIPFASNYRTFWMALGIVALYLGIAISISTWLRPHIGYSWWRRLHVLTLGIYVLATIHGLGTGSDTQTPWALGIYIASVVLVGVLFCRRLLDPAGNLRRGRAAMSVRAAANKERLPLQSEMVK from the coding sequence ATGGCAATATGGGAAGCAATTACCTGGAATGTGGCGCGGGCAGGCGGCTTTACCGCATATATATTACTGACGTTAGCAGTCGCAGTAGGATTGGCGCTCTCGACGCAGTTGCAGTCACCCAGCCGCTGGCCGCGACTGATCAACAGCGAATTACATAACTTTTTGACGTTGCTCGGCACGATCTTTATCGTCGTGCATGTGCTGGCGGTCTGGATAGACCCGTTCACGCGTTTTGGCTGGTACGAAGTATTCATTCCTTTTGCCAGTAATTATCGTACATTCTGGATGGCGCTCGGCATCGTCGCGTTGTACCTTGGCATCGCTATCAGCATCAGCACCTGGCTGCGCCCGCATATCGGTTATAGCTGGTGGCGGCGGCTGCACGTTTTGACGCTGGGCATTTATGTCCTGGCGACCATTCACGGTCTGGGCACGGGCAGCGACACGCAGACACCCTGGGCGCTCGGTATCTATATCGCCAGCGTCGTACTGGTAGGGGTACTGTTCTGCCGGCGGCTGTTGGACCCGGCGGGCAATCTCAGACGGGGGCGAGCAGCCATGAGCGTTCGCGCCGCTGCCAATAAGGAAAGGTTACCTCTCCAATCCGAAATGGTCAAGTAA
- a CDS encoding SHOCT domain-containing protein, which produces MGPHEHPWMHWHPHPWDGGYGWGPTPGPGPEPSMFLSALGTVFWIAMLIIMAWVLLRLILPYMRPLLADLLDSPPGGLSSLDKLRERYAAGEIDAETFAQMRERLVASYEPKDIRPAENAHSPVSWNGHKEILSSPVSYEQVGMMEQRQHLSDSE; this is translated from the coding sequence ATGGGGCCACATGAACACCCGTGGATGCACTGGCATCCACATCCCTGGGATGGCGGCTACGGCTGGGGACCCACACCCGGCCCAGGCCCGGAACCCTCAATGTTTTTATCGGCATTGGGCACTGTATTCTGGATAGCCATGCTTATCATCATGGCCTGGGTCTTGCTGCGATTGATCCTGCCTTATATGAGGCCTCTTCTGGCAGACCTGCTGGATTCGCCACCAGGCGGCCTCTCTTCCTTAGATAAACTACGCGAGCGCTACGCGGCCGGCGAGATCGACGCTGAGACGTTCGCGCAGATGCGCGAGCGATTGGTAGCCTCTTACGAGCCAAAGGATATTCGTCCTGCCGAAAATGCCCACTCGCCTGTCTCCTGGAACGGCCATAAAGAGATTCTTTCCTCCCCGGTTTCATACGAACAGGTCGGGATGATGGAGCAGAGACAGCATCTATCTGATAGTGAGTAG
- a CDS encoding helicase-associated domain-containing protein translates to MPEQLVMYDVYGAYSGVPGALLRLRETDIVSMAGLTVASLGQEYCRIGAVHSTKRQDARVFGIVDVPDMSPEQAVLHTNGATQVKEADAQNAPGRYSVEVEVRDDHSWIATCTCGRQASPCAHAAALLYQWIAHPATFQSTIMPPSTSPPSFVKDIEASDAPDSQDDPPILSTIQDSHVETTGQDLRRSRDIATTSAQRSAARFSTQASRITEQAGTIAEMLAPLSLSELRSIAREYDLTTVGLNKQQLIEAITNMVQQPEVVRRMAATLEKPQRQLLAALTLAGGSMSDEDLRGLCERFSLGGPGQLQATLLTLSSKAFILRTSLNASLQQRVGLSGSSLDLHWQVPLEVRRALHVTVPVTTFDVESSGDGNGEALNVQATEPYRLLADLLLVARALDGYPVEREERRDTRRGRFIAPSADLSARDQLYRTGVGTVNRAGISSTTPRKEGDPVASDGSIVIPSPGDLPEPSLLESLQAATMNRYSLAFLRFAVRLLRMAEIVYPGDGPAPCLRVLPNAAQLLLGPGRADVLRELFTHWLKQASYGELFDLNDEGVRLCCRSTPLGQAALRAGELEAENSEARQTLTALIAQAPRDRWINFPSFARFIYRLNPYFLQRRQRQFSSPHWWIEQEEGRPLRPGQLSEWLRGEGRYLARLLQGPLHWWGMVDIVLSADERLLAFRLTSMAGALLNDTPETNRVGAGMNQKNLAFKENGPVSLAPTITVSEEGRLLLPSVPENWEVIELIERFAEICGVQACQLCYRLTAASLSAAFSCGQSPAPLLELLRNVATPAYGESTSVTNWLAQLESRIANYGRIRLYTDATLLEVADSAVLRELAAVTSINDAIVRPVHPTLMIVKKQGAEGLIDELKRRGQAPLLHDEAG, encoded by the coding sequence GTGCCGGAGCAGCTTGTTATGTATGATGTGTATGGCGCATATAGTGGGGTGCCGGGCGCTTTGTTGCGCCTCCGGGAGACAGATATCGTTAGCATGGCCGGGTTGACGGTCGCTTCGTTGGGACAGGAATACTGCCGTATTGGCGCCGTCCATTCGACGAAGCGCCAGGACGCCAGGGTCTTCGGTATCGTTGATGTGCCGGATATGTCTCCTGAGCAGGCAGTATTACACACAAATGGCGCCACACAGGTGAAAGAAGCAGATGCGCAAAACGCTCCAGGGCGCTACAGTGTCGAGGTCGAGGTGCGCGATGATCATTCATGGATTGCCACCTGCACATGTGGCCGGCAAGCTTCCCCCTGTGCCCACGCTGCCGCGCTGCTTTACCAATGGATTGCGCATCCCGCAACCTTTCAATCAACAATAATGCCTCCTTCCACGTCCCCCCCATCTTTTGTCAAAGATATTGAGGCAAGCGATGCTCCAGATTCCCAGGACGATCCGCCCATTCTATCAACCATCCAGGATTCTCACGTGGAAACCACCGGCCAGGATTTGCGAAGGAGCCGGGATATCGCCACCACCTCGGCGCAGCGTAGCGCAGCACGTTTCAGCACGCAGGCGTCCAGGATCACCGAGCAGGCAGGCACTATTGCCGAAATGCTTGCACCATTAAGCCTGAGTGAACTGCGTAGTATCGCTCGCGAATACGATTTAACAACGGTTGGTCTGAACAAGCAACAGTTAATTGAAGCAATCACGAATATGGTTCAGCAGCCGGAAGTGGTGCGACGCATGGCGGCAACCCTCGAAAAGCCGCAGCGCCAATTGTTAGCCGCCCTCACGCTCGCCGGCGGCAGCATGAGCGATGAAGACCTGCGCGGCCTGTGCGAACGCTTCTCCCTGGGTGGCCCCGGCCAGTTACAAGCAACACTGCTCACCCTCTCAAGTAAAGCATTTATCCTGCGAACCAGCCTCAATGCCTCGCTACAACAGCGTGTCGGACTGAGTGGATCATCGCTCGACCTGCATTGGCAGGTGCCGCTGGAAGTCCGCAGGGCCTTACATGTAACGGTTCCCGTCACCACTTTTGATGTCGAATCATCCGGTGATGGAAATGGAGAGGCGCTCAATGTCCAGGCGACGGAACCATACAGGCTTCTGGCCGATCTTTTATTAGTAGCGCGCGCCCTGGATGGCTATCCGGTTGAACGGGAAGAGCGTCGCGATACCCGTAGGGGCCGATTTATCGCACCCAGCGCCGATTTATCGGCCAGAGATCAGTTATATCGCACCGGGGTAGGAACCGTTAACCGAGCAGGGATCTCGTCAACAACTCCCCGCAAAGAAGGAGACCCGGTGGCGAGCGATGGGTCAATAGTGATTCCATCTCCTGGCGATTTGCCGGAACCTTCGCTGCTGGAATCATTGCAGGCCGCGACGATGAATCGATATTCGCTGGCATTTTTGCGCTTCGCGGTCCGATTGCTAAGAATGGCTGAGATCGTCTATCCAGGTGACGGGCCGGCGCCATGCCTGCGTGTATTGCCCAATGCCGCGCAGTTATTGCTTGGCCCCGGAAGAGCCGATGTTTTACGTGAACTCTTCACTCACTGGTTAAAGCAGGCCAGTTATGGCGAGCTGTTCGATCTGAACGACGAGGGAGTGCGATTGTGCTGTCGCAGCACACCGTTAGGCCAGGCGGCGCTGCGAGCCGGGGAACTGGAAGCTGAAAATAGTGAGGCGCGGCAAACACTTACCGCATTGATAGCACAGGCGCCACGAGATCGCTGGATCAATTTTCCTTCCTTTGCGCGCTTTATCTACCGCTTAAATCCGTACTTTTTGCAGCGAAGGCAGCGCCAATTTTCATCACCGCACTGGTGGATAGAGCAGGAAGAGGGACGGCCCTTGCGCCCCGGCCAGTTGTCCGAGTGGTTGCGTGGGGAAGGACGCTACCTTGCTCGCTTACTACAAGGCCCTCTGCACTGGTGGGGTATGGTAGATATTGTGCTATCAGCTGACGAGCGCCTGCTTGCTTTCCGCCTGACGTCAATGGCTGGCGCGCTTTTAAATGACACTCCTGAAACGAACAGAGTTGGGGCCGGCATGAACCAAAAAAATCTGGCCTTCAAGGAGAACGGCCCGGTAAGTCTGGCGCCTACGATTACTGTGTCTGAAGAGGGCAGGCTGCTGTTACCCTCTGTTCCTGAGAACTGGGAAGTGATTGAGCTGATCGAACGTTTCGCGGAAATCTGCGGTGTTCAGGCGTGTCAACTGTGCTATCGACTCACCGCGGCATCATTGAGCGCGGCGTTCAGCTGCGGACAATCGCCTGCTCCTTTACTAGAGTTGCTGCGTAATGTCGCAACCCCGGCTTATGGTGAAAGTACATCCGTGACGAATTGGCTTGCGCAACTTGAAAGTAGAATAGCAAATTATGGTCGCATTCGCCTCTACACCGATGCAACCTTGCTCGAAGTTGCCGATAGTGCTGTCTTGCGTGAACTCGCTGCCGTGACCTCAATAAACGATGCGATTGTGCGTCCGGTGCATCCAACGTTGATGATAGTAAAAAAACAGGGTGCGGAAGGTCTCATTGACGAGCTGAAGCGGCGCGGGCAGGCCCCACTCCTACATGATGAGGCGGGGTGA